A genomic stretch from Bacteroidota bacterium includes:
- a CDS encoding ROK family protein, translating into MKEYVIGFDLGGTRLKSGAVSRTGEVGAAGIQPSGYHMVPATLIKTYVEEVERISEENGKGPQAVGLAFSGAVDPRKGVVYLPGKVKGLEGYPIVEELEQRLGVPVIADNDGRISIYAEAAFGQAQDCKWAVTITLGTGVGSGVMLDGKILRDPHLQFGTQMGHIVQQAGGRLCITNARGTAEMFCSATALAMNVRDGLARGIESVLSDAYFTDPRTVDFKAIIVAVEQGDRLCTDELNVWTEQLGWLLVSTIHVYAPEKIILSGGASNAARHFLEPLKQHVNSHIFRYPTDEPVPIVISKLQDHAGVLGTGALAWEYLASLD; encoded by the coding sequence ATGAAAGAGTATGTAATCGGGTTTGATCTTGGGGGGACGCGGCTGAAGAGTGGCGCGGTGAGCCGTACTGGTGAAGTGGGTGCTGCCGGCATTCAGCCTTCCGGGTACCACATGGTGCCGGCTACCCTGATCAAAACGTATGTGGAAGAAGTTGAGCGCATTAGCGAGGAAAATGGCAAGGGTCCGCAGGCTGTGGGCCTTGCCTTTTCCGGCGCTGTTGATCCCCGCAAAGGGGTGGTGTACCTGCCCGGCAAAGTGAAAGGACTTGAAGGTTATCCTATCGTTGAGGAGCTTGAGCAGCGGCTTGGTGTGCCGGTTATTGCGGATAATGACGGGCGTATTTCCATTTACGCAGAGGCTGCTTTTGGACAGGCACAAGACTGCAAGTGGGCCGTGACCATCACCCTCGGTACCGGGGTAGGCTCCGGGGTGATGTTGGATGGGAAGATCCTCCGGGATCCGCACCTCCAGTTTGGCACCCAGATGGGGCATATCGTACAACAAGCCGGCGGCCGACTCTGTATCACCAACGCACGAGGAACAGCTGAAATGTTTTGTTCTGCTACCGCATTGGCGATGAACGTACGCGATGGTCTGGCGCGGGGCATTGAGTCTGTGCTGAGTGATGCTTATTTCACCGACCCTCGAACCGTGGATTTTAAGGCCATCATAGTGGCTGTTGAGCAGGGAGATCGTCTGTGTACGGACGAACTGAATGTATGGACTGAACAGCTAGGCTGGTTACTGGTGAGTACCATTCACGTATATGCACCGGAGAAAATCATTTTGAGTGGTGGCGCAAGCAATGCAGCCCGTCATTTCCTGGAGCCGCTCAAGCAGCATGTGAACAGCCACATTTTCCGTTACCCAACGGATGAGCCGGTGCCCATCGTGATTTCAAAACTGCAGGACCATGCCGGCGTGTTGGGTACAGGTGCCCTCGCCTGGGAATACCTCGCGTCGCTCGATTAA
- a CDS encoding SIS domain-containing protein produces MRAGQEYFEKTMALLNDLRESEMDNIDAAASVCAESIANGGLVFLFGAGHSRMMVEEITPRQGGFVGFYALVEQAVSNHASIVGMNGLRGPLYLEKYEGYAEEILQSFKFGPHDAFILISTSGIRPLIVEMALGAKKRGMPVIGVVSRPHCENSKPAHSSGKKLIDIADVVLNNHCPPGDCLLELEGLEWRTGPTSTVLGGMLMNMLRVDVAEKLLARGVKPELLPSHQFVGNTSADEQLDRFYEAYRKSLAHLYR; encoded by the coding sequence ATGCGCGCGGGACAAGAGTATTTTGAAAAAACGATGGCCCTGCTGAATGACCTCAGGGAATCTGAAATGGACAACATTGATGCTGCTGCATCAGTTTGTGCGGAGAGTATTGCAAACGGAGGGCTCGTTTTCCTGTTTGGTGCAGGACACTCTCGGATGATGGTCGAGGAAATTACACCGCGACAGGGAGGCTTCGTTGGTTTCTATGCGCTCGTAGAGCAGGCGGTTTCAAATCACGCTTCTATCGTAGGCATGAACGGGTTGCGGGGCCCGCTGTATCTTGAGAAGTATGAGGGCTATGCGGAAGAGATTTTGCAAAGCTTTAAATTTGGGCCGCATGATGCGTTTATTCTTATTTCTACGAGCGGTATCCGGCCACTGATTGTGGAAATGGCGCTAGGTGCAAAAAAACGCGGCATGCCCGTGATTGGTGTTGTATCTCGGCCACACTGCGAAAATTCGAAGCCGGCGCATTCTTCAGGCAAAAAACTCATCGATATCGCAGATGTAGTATTGAACAACCATTGCCCGCCAGGAGATTGCCTGCTCGAACTGGAAGGCCTCGAATGGCGCACCGGTCCGACCTCAACGGTATTGGGGGGGATGCTGATGAACATGCTTCGCGTTGATGTAGCTGAAAAACTGCTCGCCCGCGGCGTAAAACCCGAACTGCTCCCCAGCCATCAGTTTGTAGGCAACACCAGCGCCGACGAACAGCTCGACCGCTTCTACGAAGCCTACCGGAAGAGCCTCGCCCATCTGTATCGTTAG